DNA sequence from the Cohnella herbarum genome:
ACGAAGCGGGCTTGGCCATCCCCGAGCAATGGACTTGGGATCAATACATGGATTACGCGGCTAAGCTGACGAAGGGAGACGGCGCGGACAAGCGTTGGGGCTCGTACACCGACCTGCTGCAGCCGAAAATCTTCGAATATCTCGATAAAGCGGTGAAAACCGAGTTGGGCCCGGACGCTTTCTACAAACAAGACGGAACGAGCAATTTCGATAACCCGGCATTCAAGCAGTATTTCGATATTATGTATAACCTCGAGAAAACGCTCAAAGCGCAGCCGCCGATCGCGGAAGCTAAAGCAACGAAGATGGAAGGGATTCAACTCTACCTGACTAACAAAGTCGCGATGCACTGGATCGGCACGGCAAGCTTGCGCAACATCAAGAATACGACGGATTATCCGCATGATTTCATTACGGCGTTCGCTCCGCCTCCGAAGCTTACCGAGAATAGCGCTTATTTGGGCGGCGGCACGGGTTATCTGGATTTCACGACGATCAACGCGCGTTCCCAGAACAAAGACGCGGCATGGAAGTTCATGCAATGGTACGTAACCGAAGGCAATGAGCCTTTGATAGCGGGAGGTCGCGTGCCGGCTTGGAAGAAGGCGGACAAGGACAAAGTGGCGTCTCTCATCCTGGGCGAAAATCCGGAGAAGCTGTTCGACGTGGATTCCTTCAAGCGGGTCGTATTCGCGAACGTGGATTATGTTCGCGACACCAAATTCGATCATCTTGCGGAAATTCAGAAGATCGTCGAAGAAGAAGGCGAACGCGTGCTCATCGGAGAGAAGCCGACGGCGGACGCGGTGAAATCCATGAAGGAACGTGCGGACAAATTGCTGAAAAGCTCTAAATAAACGGTAAATCGGGAAGGGATGAACATCTGTGCGTAACAATCAAATTTCTTACGATACGAATATTCCGGTCATCGGCGACGTCGACGTTCTCGTGATCGGCGGCGGCCCGGCGGGAATCGGAGCAGCTCTCGCCGCTGCAAGAGCGGGAGCGAAGACGGCTTTGGTAGAGCGTTACGGATTTCTCGGGGGCAACGCGACGGCGGGCTTGGTCGGGCCTTTCATGAACTCTTATAGCGATGACGGCAAGACTCAGCTTGTTAAAGGCGTGTTCGATGAATTGGTACGGAGGATGGAATCGTTCGGCGGAGCGGTTCACCCCGAGCAAGTGAGAACGGGAAGCGCCTATTCCGGCTTCTTCAGCAAAGGGCACGACCATGTGACGCCATTCGATCCCGAGGCCGTTAAGCTCGCTGCGGCGGAAATGATGGAGGAAGCGGGAGTACGGATGTTCATGCACACCTTCTTCGTCGATTCCATCGTGGAGGACGGCAGGGTGAACGGCGCTCTCATCGTGAACAAGTCGGGCTTGCAGGCTATTCGCGCCAAGGTAACGGTAGACTGCAGCGCCGACGGAGACGTGGCGTTCCGTGCCGGAGCGGAGCTCGAAGTAGGCAGGAAATCGGACGGGCTTACCCAGCCGATGACGATGTTCTTCCGCGTGGCCGGAGTGAACGACGAAGAAATTCTGAAATACGTCGAGGATCACCCGGAGGAGCGGGATCTGTTGTTCGGCAGCTTGATCGCGGAGAAGCGGGAAGCGGGAGAATGGACGGTCAACAAAAACCACCTAGGCATTTATCGTACGACTCAGGCCGGAGTATGGCGAGTGAATACGAGCCGGGTACAAGGACTCGCGGGCACGAATGCGGAGGATCTGTCCAAGGCGGAGTTGGAAGGACGCCGTCAAGTATTCGAGCTGCTGGCTTTCTTCCGCAAGTACTTTCCGGGCTTCCGGAATGCGGTGCTCGTCGATACGGCAACGCAGATCGGCGTCCGCGAGACGAGAAGACTTGTCGGAGAATATATGCTGACTTCCGAAGATTTGATCAGCGGACGTTCCTTCGAAGATGTCATCGCTCTCTATGGCTATCCGATCGATATTCACAGTCCTAACGAAGTGACGACCGAGTTCAGCAAAGAATTCAAGACGGCGAATATTTATCAGATGCCTTATCGTATTCTCGTTCCGCAGAAAGTAAACGGACTGCTCGTTGCCGGCCGGTGCGTGTCCGCGACGCATGAAGCGCTCGGAGCGATCCGGGTCATGCCTTGCGCATTCGCGTTGGGACAAGCCGCGGGAGCGGGAGCGGCATTAGCGTCGGCTTCGGGAATCGAGCCGCGTAACGTAAATATCCGCGAGTTGCATCAAACCTTGCTTGCGCAGGATGTCGTTTTGCCTGCCGGTATCGCTTAATGAGCGACGGCGTATCGTACGCGAAGGAGTTAACGAACAAGAGCGGTTCCTTGAAGGTGCTCGTCTATCCGAACGGAACAGCCACATTGCGAACGGAGGAATAGAAATGAACATGATGAGCGCTCTTGTCGTGGAGAGCCCCGGTAATGCCGTTGTTCTTCAGGTGCCCATCCCTCGCGCTAAGAAAGGCGAGATTGTCGTTCGAGTCAAAAGAGCGGGGATTTGCGGTACGGATCTTCATATTTATAAAGGAGAGTATTTATCTCCTTATCCGATCATTCCCGGACATGAGTTTTCCGGCGTCGTCCACGAGGTGGGTAACGGAGCCGAGCGGTTTCAAGTCGGAGACCGAGTAAGCGCCGAACCGAACTTATCGTGCGGTCGCTGTCGCTTCTGTCTATCGGGCCGCGCTAACCATTGCGACAACTGGGCGGCGATCGGCGTTACGCTTCCCGGCGCAATGGCGGAATACGTCGCCGTGCCCGAGGAGCTTGCAACGAAGCTGCCGGATTCGTTATCGTTCGCGCAAGGGGCATTCATCGAGCCCGTCGCCTGCGTTGTACATGCTTTGAATCGGCTAAGTCCCAGGACGGGAGACCGCGCGCTTCTATTCGGCGCAGGGGCGATGGGCCAACAATGGGTACAGGCCTTGGCGCGTTCGGGCGTTTCGGAGTTAGTCGTCGTCGATCTTGCGGAGGAAAAGCTGGAGCTTGCCATGCGGTGGGGAGCGACTCAGGTGTTGCAGGCGGGTTCGGCCGCGACGCAGTTGCAGGGACGAACGGGGAAAGACGGCTTCGATATCGTCATCGATACGACCGGAGTCCCTCGGGTTATCGCGAATTCGTTCCAGTATATCGGACCATGCGGCCGTTATGTTCAGTTCGGCGTAACGAAGGAGGACGATTCCGTCCAGCTACGGACGTTCGATCTTTACCAACTCGAATGGACGTTTATCGGTTCGATGGCGCTTAACCATACTTTCGCTCCGGCGCTTGCTTGGCTTGAGTCCGGACGAGTAAGCACGGAACATCTCGTGACCCGCGAGCTGACGCTCGAAAGCGCCGTGAAGTATTTACAGGGCGACCGTTCGCCGAAAGATATGAAAGTACAGATTTCGTTCGAATAGATACGAGCAAAAGGATTGGTTCTACAAGAAAGCAGATCGAAATAAGGAAAAGACGGCGCTGGGATATGAACCGTGACTCCATAGAAGGGCGCTTTGAAAAAAAGCGAACCTCTTTGGGGTAACGGTTCGATAAGTCCTCCTGAGCTGTCTTTTTTTTATGTTAATATATTGATTTATTGCGGAAGGCTGTCCGAGAAGCCATTGATCTTCGGCAGCCTCTTTTCCGCGTTTAATCCCGCCGATACGTCGATCACATCTCCCTAGGAGCTTTAATCCCCAGCAAGCCAAGCCCATCCTTCAACACGTTGGCAACCGCGGCGGCCAAGCTCAATTTGGATAGAACCTCGGTTTTGTCGGCATCGTCGGCGATGATTTTACCGGAATTGTAGAAACGGTTGAAGGCTTTGGCCAAGTCCAGAAGAAATCTGGCGACGGCGAACGGCTCATGATCGCGTAACGCTTCCTGCAATGCGGCATCGTATCTGGACAACGTCTTCAGGCACTCCCAAGCCGTTTCCGACGAGAGATGTGCACCGTTCACGAAATGCTCGCCTTGCAACACTTCATAATCGCCCTTCCTGAGCAAAGCGCATATACGCGCATGCGTGTACTGCAAGTAAGGACCCGTCTCCCCATCGAAGCTGACCGCTTCCTCCAGATTGAAGTCGACCGACAATTGACGATGGTGCTTCAAGTCTCCGAAAATAACCGCTCCGACGCCGACCGCTTCCGCGACCGTCTGTTTATCCGGAAGGTGCGGATTCTTCTCGTCGATAATGTCCAGCGCCCGCTGGACGGCTTCGTCGAGAACCTCTTCGAGGAATACGACCTTGCCTTTACGGGTGGACATCTTCTTGCCGTTAACGGTCATGAGCCCGAACGGCACATGACGGCATTGTTCCGCCCACGTATAGCCCATTTTGCCCAGAACGGAAAACACTTGTTGGAAATGCAACGTTTGCTCGGCTCCGACGACGTACAAAATGGAATCCGCTCCTAAAGCTTGTTTCCTGTACATTGCGGTAGCGAGATCGCGTACGGCATAGATCGTCGAGCCGTCCTTCTTGAGGATGAGGCATGGAGGCAGCTCTTGCTCCTCCAAGCGAACGATCTGCGCTCCTTCGCTTTCCTCCAGCAGCGCTTTCTCCCGAAGCTCGCGAACGACGGCATCGATCTTGTCGTTGTAGAAGCTTTCGCCGGTGAAATGATCGAAGCTCACGCCCAAACGGTCATACACCTTATGAAATTCCTTCATGCTCTCGTCGACGAAATATTGCCAGAGGTCGCGGGTTTCCGGATCTCCTTGTTCCAGCCTCGCGAACGCTTCCCTTGCTTCATCCTCGAGCGCGGGCTCGCGTTCGACCTCCTCGTGAAACTTCACGTACAGCCTTAAGCTCTCTTTGATCGGCGCAAGCTCGAGCTCTACCCGGCTTCCCCATTTGCGATAGGCTACGATAAGCTTGCCGAACTGCGTTCCCCAATCCCCGAGATGATTCACGTTAATGACTTCGTGGCCCGTCGCCCGGTACAGGTTGACCAAAGCGTTGCCGATCATCGTCGAACGCAGGTGACCGATACCGAACGGCTTCGCGATATTTGGGGACGACATGT
Encoded proteins:
- a CDS encoding extracellular solute-binding protein gives rise to the protein MNKVKTSSLMLVLILALIVTGCSSNNNNNNSKPSASAGENGSNNVIKLKFWGAVPEENGPKQAVENWNKANPDIQVEYVRFVNDESGNTKLETALLAGDQVDLFINYRMDKLSKRIDAGMVEPLDSYIEKSAFNVEENFGSNAITKFEDKTYYIPAIILNDFVTLNKSFLDEAGLAIPEQWTWDQYMDYAAKLTKGDGADKRWGSYTDLLQPKIFEYLDKAVKTELGPDAFYKQDGTSNFDNPAFKQYFDIMYNLEKTLKAQPPIAEAKATKMEGIQLYLTNKVAMHWIGTASLRNIKNTTDYPHDFITAFAPPPKLTENSAYLGGGTGYLDFTTINARSQNKDAAWKFMQWYVTEGNEPLIAGGRVPAWKKADKDKVASLILGENPEKLFDVDSFKRVVFANVDYVRDTKFDHLAEIQKIVEEEGERVLIGEKPTADAVKSMKERADKLLKSSK
- a CDS encoding FAD-dependent oxidoreductase; translated protein: MRNNQISYDTNIPVIGDVDVLVIGGGPAGIGAALAAARAGAKTALVERYGFLGGNATAGLVGPFMNSYSDDGKTQLVKGVFDELVRRMESFGGAVHPEQVRTGSAYSGFFSKGHDHVTPFDPEAVKLAAAEMMEEAGVRMFMHTFFVDSIVEDGRVNGALIVNKSGLQAIRAKVTVDCSADGDVAFRAGAELEVGRKSDGLTQPMTMFFRVAGVNDEEILKYVEDHPEERDLLFGSLIAEKREAGEWTVNKNHLGIYRTTQAGVWRVNTSRVQGLAGTNAEDLSKAELEGRRQVFELLAFFRKYFPGFRNAVLVDTATQIGVRETRRLVGEYMLTSEDLISGRSFEDVIALYGYPIDIHSPNEVTTEFSKEFKTANIYQMPYRILVPQKVNGLLVAGRCVSATHEALGAIRVMPCAFALGQAAGAGAALASASGIEPRNVNIRELHQTLLAQDVVLPAGIA
- a CDS encoding zinc-dependent alcohol dehydrogenase family protein — translated: MNMMSALVVESPGNAVVLQVPIPRAKKGEIVVRVKRAGICGTDLHIYKGEYLSPYPIIPGHEFSGVVHEVGNGAERFQVGDRVSAEPNLSCGRCRFCLSGRANHCDNWAAIGVTLPGAMAEYVAVPEELATKLPDSLSFAQGAFIEPVACVVHALNRLSPRTGDRALLFGAGAMGQQWVQALARSGVSELVVVDLAEEKLELAMRWGATQVLQAGSAATQLQGRTGKDGFDIVIDTTGVPRVIANSFQYIGPCGRYVQFGVTKEDDSVQLRTFDLYQLEWTFIGSMALNHTFAPALAWLESGRVSTEHLVTRELTLESAVKYLQGDRSPKDMKVQISFE
- the argS gene encoding arginine--tRNA ligase — encoded protein: MLMHIASSLLAPYVAVTAGELFDKLEYPPQKELGDVSLPCFAFAKTMRLAPQKIAEQFAERINADQSAVRALAVGGYLNLFFQADHWKSDIVASASETSYGHSDIGKGKRVLIDMSSPNIAKPFGIGHLRSTMIGNALVNLYRATGHEVINVNHLGDWGTQFGKLIVAYRKWGSRVELELAPIKESLRLYVKFHEEVEREPALEDEAREAFARLEQGDPETRDLWQYFVDESMKEFHKVYDRLGVSFDHFTGESFYNDKIDAVVRELREKALLEESEGAQIVRLEEQELPPCLILKKDGSTIYAVRDLATAMYRKQALGADSILYVVGAEQTLHFQQVFSVLGKMGYTWAEQCRHVPFGLMTVNGKKMSTRKGKVVFLEEVLDEAVQRALDIIDEKNPHLPDKQTVAEAVGVGAVIFGDLKHHRQLSVDFNLEEAVSFDGETGPYLQYTHARICALLRKGDYEVLQGEHFVNGAHLSSETAWECLKTLSRYDAALQEALRDHEPFAVARFLLDLAKAFNRFYNSGKIIADDADKTEVLSKLSLAAAVANVLKDGLGLLGIKAPREM